ACGACGCTCGGAACGCCATACACACAAACCTTCGATACGCTACCCGCCTCCGGGTCCGTGACGTGGACTAACAACACAACCATCGCGGGCTGGTATCACGCTCGCACCGGCACTGGTACGACAATTGTCGCCAATGATGGATCGTCAAACGCCGGCAACCTGTACAGTTATGGGACCGGCACAGCTACAGATCGTGCGCTGGGGTCGATTGGCTCCAGTAACACCGCAATCGGCGGACTGTATTGGGGCGTACGCTTTCAGAACAATACCGGAACAACGATTACGTCGTTGAATGTTTCTTATACGGGTGAGCAGTGGCGCAACAGCGCAGCTGCGGCGCAGACACTGGCTTTTTCCTACCTGGTCGGTAGTCCCACAGTGACCGGTTCGCTGGCTGAATTTCAATCGGCGGGCGTCGCCGTGACAAGTCTCGACTTTACGTCTCCCATTACCGGTGGCACAGCTGCTGCACTCAATGGCAACACCGCAGCTAACCGCACCGCCATCAGTTTTGTAATCACCGGGCTCAGTATCCCCAACGGCACCGAATTCATGTTGCGATGGTCAGATCCGGACCACGTTGGTGCGGACCACGGGCTTGCAATTGACGACCTGTCGGTTACGCCGCTTGGTGCTGTGGCGTTGCCCAACCTCACCATCAAAGACGTCTCCCTCAACGAGGGCAACGCCGGCACCACGTCATTTACCTTCACGGTCAGTCTGTCGGCGCCTGCCGGTCCGGGCGGTGTCACGTTCGACATTGCGACAGCAGATGGCACGGCCACGCAACCCAGCGACTACACGCAGAAGTCGCTCACCGCACAAACGATCCCGGCTGGCAGCTCGACGTATTCCTTTACCGTGCTGGTGAATGGCGACGCCACACCAGAGACCAACGAGACCTTCTTCGTCAACGTGACCAACGTGACCGGCGCGACGGTGACCGACGGTCAGGGGCAGGGCACCATCGTCAATGACGACGCCGCGCCGAACCTCACCATCAATGACGTTTCGCTGAGCGAGGGGAACGCCGGCACCACGACGTTCACCTTCACTGTGAGCCTGTCGGCGCCGGCGCCAGCTGGTGGCGTGACATTTGATATCGCTACCGCAAACGGCACTGCGACGGCGCCCAGCGACTACACCGCGAAGTCGCTGACATCGCAAACGATCCCCGCCGGTAGCTCGACCTATACGTTTGACGTGCTGGTCAACGGCGACACCACGCCCGAGCTTGACGAAACTTTCTTTGTCAATATCACCAACATCACCAACGCGATCGGTACCGACACCCAGGGGCAGGGCACCATCGTCAATGACGATATCACCAAAATCCACGATGTCCAGGGCAACGGGGCGACCTCGCCAATGGTCGGTGCGACGGTCACGGTCGAAGGCATTGTCATCGGCAACTATCAGGGCACCACGAAGCTGTCGGGCTTCTTTCTGCAGGAGGAAGATGCTGACGCCGACGCCGATCCGAACACGTCCGAGGGCATCTTCATTTTCTGCAATAGCTGCCCGACTGCGGTTGCCGAGGGCCAGCGCGTGAGGGCGACCGGTGTCGTGTCCGAATTCAACGGCATGACCGAGATCACCGCCAGCACCGCGGGCTCGGTGGTGGTGACCAACGCTGGCAATAATCTGGCGCAGGTTACACCGACGGTCATTACGCTGCCCATAGCGGGCGACATCAATGCCTTTTACGAAGCTCGTGAAGGCATGCGCGTCACCTTTGCCAATACGCTGACAGTCTCGGAGTATTTTCAGCTTGGCCGCTACGGCACCATCGAGCTGTATCAGGGCGGGCGTCCGATGCAATTCACGGAAACCAGCGCTCCCAGCGTGGCGGGTAACGCAGCGTATCTGGCCAGTCTTGATGCACGGCGTGTCGTTCTTGATGACGACAACGACGTCGAACAGGCCTACTTGGGCCTGCCCGATGGCAGCCAGTTCATTTATCACCCGCGCGCCAACGGCGGCTTCTCGGTGGGCACGCAGGGTACCGACTTCTTCCGTGGCGGAGACGTCGTCAACGGCCTGACTGGCGTGCTGCACTGGAGCTTCTCAGGTGGCAGCAGCGCGAGCGCGTGGCGTATTCGCCCGACGGCGGCCACGCCTGTGACTTTTACTGTCGCCAATCCCCGTCCGGCGGCGGCGCCGGCGGTGGGTGGGGCTATCAAGGCGGTGAGCATGAACATGCTCAACTACTTCACGACGATTGACACCACGGCCAGCAACAGCACTGGTCCCTGCGGCCCGGGTGGAACACTCGACTGCCGCGGTGCCGACAGCGTGGCCGAACTCAATCGCCAGCGCGAGCGGGCATCGATTGTGATCTGCTCGCTTAACGCGGATGTCTACGCGCTGATGGAGATGGAAAACACGACGCCAAGTGCGACGGTCACCGATCTGCTTGGTGCGGTGAATACCCGCTGTGGTGGAGCTCATCCGTTCGCGTTCGTCAACACCGGCGGCACCGTGGGTACCGATGCCATCCGGATCAACCTCATCTACCGGACCGGGGTCGTGTCGCCGGTCGGCTCGCCGCTGATTGACCTCGATCCGATCCACAGCCGTCCGCCGATCGCGCAAACATTTGATGTGGTTGACGCCACCAACCCTGCGTTCGGCAAACGCTTCAGCGTAATCGGCAATCATCTCAAGTCAAAAGGATCGAGCGCAGGTTTGCCGGGTGACACCGATATCGGTGACGGGCAGGGCGCTTCGGCGGCGACCCGTACCGCGCAGGCTACTCGTCTGCTGACGTGGACCAGCAGCACGGTGATACCGGCCGCAGGCAATCCGGACGTGCTGCTGCTCGGCGATTTCAATTCGTATGCCATGGAGCCGCCGATCACCACGATCACCAGCGGCGGCTACACCGATCTTGCCTCAACATTGCTTGGGCCGGGCACCTACTCGTACCTGTTCGATGGTCAGCTTGGTCATCTCGACTACGCCTTTGCCAGCACCAGCCTCACGCCCAAGGTCACCGGTGTCGGCATCTGGCATATCAATGCCGATGAGGTCGACCTGTTCGACTACAACGACGAAGTGCGCGACTCGCCGGGTGAAGCCACCTTTGAGGAAAAGCCCGATGGCTCGGCGCTGACGCCTCCGCGTGTCGTGTTCGCGCCGGGTACGCCCTACCGCGCGTCCGATCATGACCCGGTTATCGTCGGTCTGTTCCAGGTCGCCGACCTTGCCATCACCAAGGTGGACACGCCTGATCCGGTGACTGCGGGCAACAACCTGACCTACACCATCACCGTGACCAACAACGGGCCGGATGCAGCCGCGTCGGCCTCCTGGTCCGACACGTTGCCGGCAGGGACAACATTTGTCTCGATGCCCACGGTCGCAGGCTGGTCGTGCGCCACACCGACGGTGGGCCTCGGCGGAACCGTCTCCTGCACGCAGGCAAGTTTTGCAGTGGGCAGCTCAGTGTTTACGCTGACGGTCAACGTCGGCGCCGCTGTTGCGAGCGGTACCGTGCTTTCGAATACGGCGACGGTAACCTCCACCACTGGTGACAGCAATGCAGGGAACAACAGCGCCACGGCGACCACCACTGTCGCGGCGTCGGCCGACCTGTCGGTCACGGTAACGGATTCGCCTGATCCGGTGCAGGCGGGCAGCAATCTGACCTATACGATTGCGGTGGCCAACGCTGGCCCGAGCATTGCCGCTGCGCCGACTGTGGGGGGAGTAATACCTGCCAATACCACAATGGTTTCGATTACGTCACCTGGTTGGCCGTGTACAGCGCCTGTCGTGGGGGGGACCGGTGCCTTCAACTGTTCATTGCCGGGAACGCTTGGCGTTGGTACTTCGACATTTACCTTGGTCGTCAAAGCGGACGCGAACGTTGCAAATGGTACGACCTTAACGAATACTGTTTCAGTCGGCTCTCCGACGTCCGACCCCGTTACCGGCAACAACAGCGCAACCGCATCGACCACGGTCACGGCGAGTGCTGATCTATCAGTCACCGTGACGGACAGCCCCGATCCGGTCGGCGCTGGCAACACAATCACCTACAGCATCACCGTGGCCAATGCCGGCCCAACGGTGGCGGCTTCGGCGGCGATGACTGACACTTTGCCGGCTGGCACTACCTTCGCGTCGCTAGTGACGCCGGCTGGTTGGTCTTGCACCAATCCGTCCGTGGGCTCGGGCGGAACGATCAACTGCTCCACCATCGGCACACTGCCGGTGGGCAGCTCGGTCTTCACCCTGGTGGTGACAGTGGCGCCAGCGACGGCGGCAGGGACGTTGATCAGCAACACGGCGACCGTGAGCTCGCCGACCACTGACCCGACCCCGGGCAACAACAGTGCAACTGCGAGTACGACCGTGGTGGTCGCCAGCATGAGCCCCGCCTTCACGCTGGTGCCGACAGCGGTCGCGCCGGGGCAGGCGTTCACTGGCCTGACGCTGGTTTGCACCAATACCGGTGGCTCGCCGGCCACCAACCCGACCTGCGTGCCAAGCGCGAGCTTGGGCACCGTGAGTGCGGTGTCCTGCTCGCCGGCCAGCCCGGCAACGCTGGCCGCTGGTGCCGCAATCACTTGCAGTTTCAGCTACACCGCGCCGGGCACGGCGGGTGGTGGCGACGACAGCAATACGTC
This is a stretch of genomic DNA from Casimicrobium huifangae. It encodes these proteins:
- a CDS encoding ExeM/NucH family extracellular endonuclease is translated as MLHRFLHRICLAAVTSAVALSAGLAQAQVSLTTLGTPYTQTFDTLPASGSVTWTNNTTIAGWYHARTGTGTTIVANDGSSNAGNLYSYGTGTATDRALGSIGSSNTAIGGLYWGVRFQNNTGTTITSLNVSYTGEQWRNSAAAAQTLAFSYLVGSPTVTGSLAEFQSAGVAVTSLDFTSPITGGTAAALNGNTAANRTAISFVITGLSIPNGTEFMLRWSDPDHVGADHGLAIDDLSVTPLGAVALPNLTIKDVSLNEGNAGTTSFTFTVSLSAPAGPGGVTFDIATADGTATQPSDYTQKSLTAQTIPAGSSTYSFTVLVNGDATPETNETFFVNVTNVTGATVTDGQGQGTIVNDDAAPNLTINDVSLSEGNAGTTTFTFTVSLSAPAPAGGVTFDIATANGTATAPSDYTAKSLTSQTIPAGSSTYTFDVLVNGDTTPELDETFFVNITNITNAIGTDTQGQGTIVNDDITKIHDVQGNGATSPMVGATVTVEGIVIGNYQGTTKLSGFFLQEEDADADADPNTSEGIFIFCNSCPTAVAEGQRVRATGVVSEFNGMTEITASTAGSVVVTNAGNNLAQVTPTVITLPIAGDINAFYEAREGMRVTFANTLTVSEYFQLGRYGTIELYQGGRPMQFTETSAPSVAGNAAYLASLDARRVVLDDDNDVEQAYLGLPDGSQFIYHPRANGGFSVGTQGTDFFRGGDVVNGLTGVLHWSFSGGSSASAWRIRPTAATPVTFTVANPRPAAAPAVGGAIKAVSMNMLNYFTTIDTTASNSTGPCGPGGTLDCRGADSVAELNRQRERASIVICSLNADVYALMEMENTTPSATVTDLLGAVNTRCGGAHPFAFVNTGGTVGTDAIRINLIYRTGVVSPVGSPLIDLDPIHSRPPIAQTFDVVDATNPAFGKRFSVIGNHLKSKGSSAGLPGDTDIGDGQGASAATRTAQATRLLTWTSSTVIPAAGNPDVLLLGDFNSYAMEPPITTITSGGYTDLASTLLGPGTYSYLFDGQLGHLDYAFASTSLTPKVTGVGIWHINADEVDLFDYNDEVRDSPGEATFEEKPDGSALTPPRVVFAPGTPYRASDHDPVIVGLFQVADLAITKVDTPDPVTAGNNLTYTITVTNNGPDAAASASWSDTLPAGTTFVSMPTVAGWSCATPTVGLGGTVSCTQASFAVGSSVFTLTVNVGAAVASGTVLSNTATVTSTTGDSNAGNNSATATTTVAASADLSVTVTDSPDPVQAGSNLTYTIAVANAGPSIAAAPTVGGVIPANTTMVSITSPGWPCTAPVVGGTGAFNCSLPGTLGVGTSTFTLVVKADANVANGTTLTNTVSVGSPTSDPVTGNNSATASTTVTASADLSVTVTDSPDPVGAGNTITYSITVANAGPTVAASAAMTDTLPAGTTFASLVTPAGWSCTNPSVGSGGTINCSTIGTLPVGSSVFTLVVTVAPATAAGTLISNTATVSSPTTDPTPGNNSATASTTVVVASMSPAFTLVPTAVAPGQAFTGLTLVCTNTGGSPATNPTCVPSASLGTVSAVSCSPASPATLAAGAAITCSFSYTAPGTAGGGDDSNTSIVFTGSTSAANANGGAVSSATATVLVVDAVNDGPTTVQNNIANVVNLLANDTVGTVAASTAGMGNATVTANGAVTCAGCVGTPTVLTIAANGTVTVPASAVAGTYSVPYQICATPANAAPLAAACDNAVATIVVQGADMVSRITCTPTSASPGTTVTCTATCTNNGPAPAVNAVCTILNVAGLPAGASTPVCTGSPAASLAAGATLTCTVTFPMPALSSISIAAGAAADNDAMGGSDPAAVNNNASSVSFGALLAVPGLDGLALALLGLLLAGIGFWHGARRRSR